In a genomic window of Thiosocius teredinicola:
- a CDS encoding NapC/NirT family cytochrome c, translating into MDSTGQEPNRKRGFLRRRSPLVVLVLGFVVGIIFWGGFNTAMEMTNSMDFCISCHEMRDTVYQEYKESVHFRNPSGVQATCADCHVPRQWEYKVVRKIQATSEIYHKVMGTIDTPEKFEAKRWELANRVWDKMKETDSRECRNCHHFQTMELSEQDRSARRKHEQAPVKGRTCIDCHKGIAHEYPDKPDDLETAEAAAE; encoded by the coding sequence ATGGATTCGACCGGTCAGGAACCGAACCGCAAGCGTGGCTTTTTACGACGCCGCTCGCCGCTTGTTGTACTGGTGTTGGGTTTCGTCGTGGGCATCATCTTCTGGGGCGGTTTCAACACGGCCATGGAAATGACCAACTCGATGGATTTCTGCATCAGTTGCCACGAGATGCGCGATACCGTCTACCAGGAATACAAAGAGTCGGTGCACTTCCGCAATCCCTCGGGTGTGCAGGCGACCTGCGCCGATTGCCACGTGCCGCGCCAGTGGGAGTACAAGGTGGTGCGCAAGATCCAGGCGACCAGCGAGATTTACCACAAGGTCATGGGGACGATCGATACCCCGGAGAAGTTCGAAGCCAAGCGCTGGGAACTGGCTAATCGCGTCTGGGACAAGATGAAAGAGACGGATTCACGCGAATGCCGTAACTGTCATCATTTCCAGACCATGGAACTGAGCGAGCAGGATCGCTCGGCGCGCCGCAAGCATGAGCAGGCACCGGTCAAAGGCCGGACTTGCATCGACTGTCACAAAGGGATCGCGCACGAGTACCCGGACAAACCCGATGATTTGGAAACGGCTGAGGCGGCAGCGGAATGA
- a CDS encoding ankyrin repeat domain-containing protein encodes MMGAVIRIATVLLALLVFNTAIAADVEREKALIRAAFDGDAATATELLAAGIDPNARNELGKTALMYAAEEGHGEVVALLLQHGAYVDAQTHEGFSALGLAAEAGQGEVVKQLIDNRASLRLASRAGEDPLMMAAAAGRSEVVDRLIEAGADVSTRNHDGQTALLIAAEEGQVEAVGLLLDAGSDVAAADRHGASALMLAAGKGHVGVIGVLVKQRAPLDQRDSNGSTALAWAAEVGALLAVETLIEAGANVDASDHEGWSAMFEAANAGHTDVVKRLLDAGANPAFTDTGDMSAADYAKRRGHAETAALLAEAQAKRSQ; translated from the coding sequence ATGATGGGCGCAGTAATTCGCATTGCTACGGTTCTGTTGGCGTTGTTGGTGTTCAACACCGCGATAGCGGCCGACGTTGAGCGCGAGAAGGCGCTGATCCGCGCAGCGTTCGACGGCGACGCTGCCACCGCCACCGAACTGCTTGCGGCCGGCATCGATCCGAATGCGCGCAACGAACTGGGCAAGACTGCGCTGATGTATGCCGCCGAGGAAGGGCACGGCGAGGTCGTCGCGTTGTTGTTGCAGCACGGTGCCTATGTCGATGCCCAAACCCACGAAGGCTTTTCCGCGCTCGGCCTGGCGGCGGAAGCTGGTCAGGGTGAGGTGGTCAAGCAGTTGATCGATAATCGCGCCAGTCTGCGGCTCGCGTCGCGCGCCGGTGAAGACCCGTTGATGATGGCCGCGGCTGCCGGTCGTAGCGAGGTGGTCGATCGCCTGATCGAGGCGGGAGCGGACGTCAGCACGCGCAACCACGATGGTCAAACGGCGTTGCTGATTGCCGCCGAAGAGGGGCAGGTGGAGGCCGTCGGGCTGCTGTTGGATGCGGGTAGCGATGTGGCGGCCGCAGATCGGCACGGTGCCTCGGCGCTGATGCTGGCCGCGGGCAAAGGTCATGTCGGCGTGATCGGGGTGCTGGTCAAACAGCGCGCGCCGCTCGATCAGCGTGACAGCAACGGCTCAACAGCCCTGGCTTGGGCCGCCGAGGTCGGCGCCTTGTTGGCTGTCGAAACCCTGATCGAGGCCGGTGCAAATGTCGATGCCTCCGATCACGAAGGCTGGTCGGCGATGTTCGAGGCGGCAAACGCCGGTCACACCGATGTGGTTAAGCGGTTGCTGGATGCCGGTGCCAATCCGGCGTTTACCGATACCGGTGATATGTCGGCGGCAGACTACGCCAAGCGCCGCGGTCATGCTGAAACTGCCGCGTTATTGGCGGAAGCACAGGCGAAGCGGTCTCAATAG